In Mangifera indica cultivar Alphonso chromosome 14, CATAS_Mindica_2.1, whole genome shotgun sequence, the DNA window aaataaatttatttttaattaatataacaaataatataaaaatatttaagaataattatattcaaaggtatttaagcaaaataatttactaatattcttttattcattttaatcaaatacaataattatttatacttattaaattttattaaatataataataatttatattcagtaattttctaaataatctattttcaagataatctctctattttgataataaaacattacttaaaTCAAACGTCATGTTTTTTTATTGCCTCACTAACACATATAACATTAACTTCATATCTAAAAGGGGAACTTTAATATTAAAcgattatgatatattttttttgttattaaaactatttaatgacaagaaatatatttttaacaattattttttttattaaagtcatatatttatttagttttaataataagataaacaattaattattaaaatcataaaaaaaagtaCTTATAACAATATTCgttaattatttattctctTCTTACTATAAGTCAAATTAAAGCAAGCGTATATTCTAGGTCAAATGCAACGCAAGCTCCAGAAACTTTGCATTTTCATGAAAGTAATCGGTTTTATTTAAAgggaatataaaatttagttttatttaagtgaaagaaaaatatatatatttttatatttatcaatattatataatatacgatgtaaattaaaaagtgataggtattttataatatatcaaaaatttttataataaaatgtgtgaattatataatactatatgtatcaATAACATTAATGATACAAATCAAACaccatttttaataaattgggCAGGTCaaacttaaaactaaattatcaaattgaatttattttttattgtaaagttagatatttaatatataactacatatttttatttatttattttattatactatgtattttgtttaataaatttaataaaataattttagcctttcattaatttatgttttaaaagcagtgattatattaaattaaagtaaaacaaaaagtataaaaacttcAACTTAttctttaagattttaattgatttgttattaatttaattttaaaagaggGATCTTAGATACGATATAAAATCGTGATTCAATTATTATGATCCTTTTGCAGAACGGTtggaaaagaaataattttttttcttttaagtggAAAGAAAATTGCTTTTAATATGTACATCGGGTttgcaattaaaaaattaaaaggggaAAATTGTCTAAACCACTCAAATTAAATTCcaataaagaaataaagaacCGGTCTTTAACTTTCTTCGCTAGTCAGATTCCTCAAaagatcaataaattaattgtgAATCGTCCCTTGAAATGGGACCTAACTCAGTTTGACATTGTTGAATGTTGACCATTCACTTCCAATTACACAGTGACAATTGTCCAAATGCGAATCTTATCCACCGTATAATTTGTTGGGCTGGAAAAAGTGTtggttgtatttttatttttttgttttcataccGCATACACACCAACCTCATTTTCTGCCTCTTCGTCTTGTTGTCTTTCTCAGCAGCGGCTAAGTTTGTTTGTTGGCCGAAGGTCTAgttctcacccaaggtatgttgcattaCATTTCCcccatttttactttaaaaatcttaaatacatatctataagtacttaaaattaacaaaactttaacttctttaaattttatctctttttatcttcttaaattttagaaactaaaaatttttcttaacttaagctttaaaaaatgataattttctctTAGAGTTTCGTTTCCAAATCTCTATGGCTCCTCCCATGCTAATTGAGCATCCAAATGAGAGGAGAGAGACCATCAGAGAGAGTGGAGGCTTTGAGAGGGAGAAACCACTGACAATAACACTAGAGATGACATTAGGGATCTGAAAATGAAACTTTAGagaaatattgttattttttaaaatttagattagaaaaaacttttagtttttaaagtttaggaggacaaaagtagattatattttaatttatttttaatattatagataaaataatgattttatctttatttatgttaattttaactatttatgggtagatatttaagagttttaaaattaaaaaaaaaaaatttgagaatgcaatatactttgggtgggaaatggtccTTTGGCCTTGTTTGTTCTAGGGTTTTATAGCTCTAGTGGGAGCTACCCCACAAGCTCTAGCTACCCCACAAGCAACACGGTTAGGATATTTCCGTCAATTGTAACGGCTTCCTCGTTGTATAAAAGGTATATTCGCTGCCGGTACGGCacatctctctccctctctctctctgctTTCTTCTTTATTCTCGATTCTTCTCTCCGACCACAGCCTCAACAGCCGGAAAGTTTGTCTGTTCAATCTCTGATGGCAGCGAGCCCACCAGCATCACCCCTTCTCACTCCACCACCGCCTCAGCAGTCACCAAGTTTGTCCGTCGGTGCTCCGATGGCTGATGGCCGACCAGCGCCGCCTCGGCAGCCTCCATATTTGTTTGTTGAGGATCCGATGGCAGCGAGTCCACTAGCACCACCACTGCATCAGCGGCTGCTAAATTTGTTTTTAGTAGCTCTGATCGCACGTGGCCAACCACCGCTATCTCCCCCCGTTCCACCACTGCCTCAGCAGTCTCCAAGTTTGCCAGTTGAACTACCTCTCCTCACCCCACCACAGCCTGAGGAGCCGCCAAGTTTGTATGTTGAGGCTTCGACGGCAGGGAGCCCACCAGCACTGCCTCTCAAAACTCCACTGCCTGAGCAGCCACCAAGTTTGCCCGTTGAAGTACCTCTCCTCACCCCACCACAGCCTGAGGAGCCGCCAAGTTTGTATGTTGAGGCTTCGACGGCAGGGAGCCCACCAGCACTGCCTCTCAAAACTCCACTGCCTGAGCAGCCACCAAATTTGTCTGTCGATGCTCCGATGGCTGCTGCCCGACTAGCACCACCTCTCCTCACTCCACCACTGCCTGAGCAGCCACCAAGTTTGCCCGTTGAAGTACCTCTCCTCACCCCACCACAGCCTGAGGAGCCGCCAAGTTTGTATGTTGAGGCTTCGACGGCAGGGAGCCCACCAGCACTGCCTCTCAAAACTCCACTGCCTGAGCAGCCACCAAATTTGCCCGTTGAACTACCTCTCCTCACCCCACCACAGCCCGAGGAGCCGCCAAGTTTGTATGTTGAGGCTTCGACGGCAGGGAGCCCACCAGCACTGCCTCTCAAAACTCCACTGCCTGAGCAGCCACCAAATTTGTCTGTCGATGCTCCGTTGGCTGCTGCCCGACTAGCACCACCTCTCCTCACTCAACCACTGCCTGAGCAGCCACCAAGTTTGTCTGTCAATGTTCCCATGGTCGCTAGCCGACCGGCACCGACTTCCCCCGTTCCAGCACTGCCTGAGCAGCCACCAAGTTTGTCTTTGGAAGCTCCGATGCCCGCTGAAGAACCAACAGCACCTCGTCCTAGTTGTGGCAAAAGATGGTAATTAAGCAATTGATGGCTCTTTTCACTTactatttctttaaaatttgttaatatatttatgactaatagtttaattttgtttttgtcttgaATGAGGATGAAACGGTGGATGTGCCTGGTTCGTACGGAGAATTGCTTCCACCACTGTTGGGACTACGTCACTTGCTCCGAATGCGATACGGAGTGAGACTCAGACCTTCCTGTGAAAGCAAATCGGGATTGCTTCAATCTTTTATCTGCTATGTAAATAGTGTCCTATATATAGCTGAGTGACATAAATAGTTGTTATATATGTTGTTTATTGAATGGATTTCTCCATGGAATGATACATTATATAATTCCATTTGTAACTTGTTGTGAATCAGAGCAGAAGAAGTAGAAGTAAACCCCAACGGAAAATGCCATGGCTGGATGCAATACATTAACACTAAAAGTTTAACTAAAAGCCTAATTAAAGCAAGAATATATTCCAGA includes these proteins:
- the LOC123195679 gene encoding proline-rich protein 36-like, whose translation is MPDESRHFQADTISRAQRTALSQISAILIPRFYSSSGSYPTSSSYPTSNTVRIFPSIVTASSLYKRYIRCRYGTSLSLSLSAFFFILDSSLRPQPQQPESLSVQSLMAASPPASPLLTPPPPQQSPSLSVGAPMADGRPAPPRQPPYLFVEDPMAASPLAPPLHQRLLNLFLVALIARGQPPLSPPVPPLPQQSPSLPVELPLLTPPQPEEPPSLYVEASTAGSPPALPLKTPLPEQPPSLPVEVPLLTPPQPEEPPSLYVEASTAGSPPALPLKTPLPEQPPNLSVDAPMAAARLAPPLLTPPLPEQPPSLPVEVPLLTPPQPEEPPSLYVEASTAGSPPALPLKTPLPEQPPNLPVELPLLTPPQPEEPPSLYVEASTAGSPPALPLKTPLPEQPPNLSVDAPLAAARLAPPLPPRSPPVPPLPQQSPSLPVELPLVTPPQPEEPPSLYVEASTAGSPPALPLQTPLPEQPPNLSVDAPLAAARLAPPLLTPPLPEQPPSLSLEAPMPAEEPTAPRPSRGNRWMKRWMCLVRTENCFHHCWDYVSCSECDTE